TGGCGTTTACTATTGCAGAAGAAATTGAGTTTTGTGCTCAAATTTATTATCAAACGAAAAGCGTCGGCGAACCAAAGCTACTGCCAGAAGACGAGATGGAGAATTTGGCGAAGAAGTTTGAAGGGTATGGGCAGCAGTAAAATGAAAACACCCTCAAGAAAAAATCTTGAGGGTGTTTCTTTACGCTTTCTTAAGCAACAAATACATAAAGTAAGGTGCACCAATTAAGGCGACGACAATGCCTGCTGGAATACCGCTAGGTTCGACGATGTTTCGTCCAATTGTGTCTGCTAGTAGTAATAGCCATCCGCCTATTAAAACGGCGATTGGCATGAATATTTGATGTCTTGGTCCGACTAAAGATTTTGCGATGTGAGGAGCCATTAGTCCAATAAAGCTAATTCCTCCTGTTACGGAAACTGCTGCAGCTGCAAGCGCAACGGCTGCAATTAATAAGTATCTTCGTTCTTTTTCAATTTCAATGCCGACACCAATTGCGACAGGTTCGTTTAATGCTAGAATGTTTAATCGATTTGCTTTATAGAAAACAAATGGGATTAATACGATTAACCATGGAAGCATTGCGTAAACGAAGATCCAATCATCTCCCCAAATGTTTCCGGCTATCCATTTTGCAATAAAGTCGACTTTCATACGATCTGCTGATGAAATAAGAACAATCATTGCTCCAGATAGTGCAAATGAAAATCCGATACCGGTTAATGTTAATCGTATTGGCTGAAGTCCTGTGGATTTGCTATATGAAAATACGTAAATTAGAACAGCGGTAAGGAAAGCACCGATAAACCCAACGACTGGTAGTAAGTAAAGAAACGAACCAACGTCAATTGGAAAATATAAAAAGAAGATGGAAACTGCAACACCAGCTCCAGCGTTGATTCCAAGAATACCAGGTTCAGCTAAATCGTTACGTGTAATACCTTGCAGGATAGCACCAGATAAAGCGAGCGCCATACCAGCTAATAATGTAATGACAATTCTAGGTAGTCGTAAAGAATATAAAACAAACTCCTCTTTAAATGTACCTTGTCCCATTAGTGTTGGGAGTAATCGATCATAAGATAAAGATGCTGAACCGAGCCCCATTCCAACTACAATGGTTGTAATGGTCAGTATAAGTAAAGCGAGTATGATAATACGTTGTTTTCTTAGAATAGATTGCATCATGAGAAAGTTCTTCCTCCTTTACGAACGATAAATAGGAAGACCGGTAATCCTACAATAGCGACAATTGCAGCAACTGGCGTTTCGTACGGAGCGTTAATTGTACGCCCAATTGTATCTGCGAGTAGCATAAAGGACGCACCAGCGATTGCTGACATCGGTATGACAAAACGATAGTCTGGTCCAACGATTGGACGAACCATATGAGGTATCATTAAGCCGATAAATGCCATGTTTCCGACAAGCGCTACGGAAGCACCTGCAAGCAAGATAATAATGATAAACAAAATTGTTTTAATAACAATAATTTTTTGACCGAGTCCAACAGCAACTTCTTCACTGAAACTAAGGACTGTCAATTTCCTTGCAAGTAAGATAGCGAGAAATATACTTATTGAAATAACCGGAATAATAATTTTTAATTGGCTCCAAGTAGTTCCAATTACGCCTCCAGCCGTCCAAAGTGATACATCTTGTGAAATTTTAAAGTAAATGCCAACACCTTCTGAGATTGCAAGTAGAAACGCTGAAACTGCAGCACCTGCTAATACAATTCGAAGAGGGGAAAGTCCACCTTTTTTCACCATGCCAATTCCAAATACCATAATTGCTCCTACCGCAGCCCCGATAAAACAAGCTAATGTTAAGTACAGATAGCTTATGGAAGGGTTGAAAGCAAGTGTTAGTGCAAGTGCAGCATTTGCGCCACCAGTTAAGCCTAGTAATCCAGGATCAGCAAGTGGATTTCGAGTTAATCCTTGCATAATTGCCCCAGAAACGGCAAGTCCAGCTCCGACAAATATGGCAGCAACTTCACGTGGCAAACGTATTTCGCGAATAATAGATATTTTGTCTCCTTTAGCGGAGGAAGTGAGTGCTAACCATACGTCTTTTATAGAAGTATCTGCAGCACCTAATACCATTGCAACCATAAAAATAAGAAAGAATGCAATTATGCTCAAAATTAGTTTGTATGTAAAAGCCATGGAACGTGGATTGTTGTGATCTTTCGTCATTTGTTTCACATCTTTTCTTTTCATAGAATAAAGGAAGAGGAATTCTTAAATTAAGAATTCCTCATGTTTGTATTATTGACCAAGAAAGCTCTTCTTGAAGAA
This genomic interval from Bacillus cereus contains the following:
- a CDS encoding FecCD family ABC transporter permease, which produces MMQSILRKQRIIILALLILTITTIVVGMGLGSASLSYDRLLPTLMGQGTFKEEFVLYSLRLPRIVITLLAGMALALSGAILQGITRNDLAEPGILGINAGAGVAVSIFFLYFPIDVGSFLYLLPVVGFIGAFLTAVLIYVFSYSKSTGLQPIRLTLTGIGFSFALSGAMIVLISSADRMKVDFIAKWIAGNIWGDDWIFVYAMLPWLIVLIPFVFYKANRLNILALNEPVAIGVGIEIEKERRYLLIAAVALAAAAVSVTGGISFIGLMAPHIAKSLVGPRHQIFMPIAVLIGGWLLLLADTIGRNIVEPSGIPAGIVVALIGAPYFMYLLLKKA
- a CDS encoding FecCD family ABC transporter permease; protein product: MKRKDVKQMTKDHNNPRSMAFTYKLILSIIAFFLIFMVAMVLGAADTSIKDVWLALTSSAKGDKISIIREIRLPREVAAIFVGAGLAVSGAIMQGLTRNPLADPGLLGLTGGANAALALTLAFNPSISYLYLTLACFIGAAVGAIMVFGIGMVKKGGLSPLRIVLAGAAVSAFLLAISEGVGIYFKISQDVSLWTAGGVIGTTWSQLKIIIPVISISIFLAILLARKLTVLSFSEEVAVGLGQKIIVIKTILFIIIILLAGASVALVGNMAFIGLMIPHMVRPIVGPDYRFVIPMSAIAGASFMLLADTIGRTINAPYETPVAAIVAIVGLPVFLFIVRKGGRTFS